The proteins below are encoded in one region of Citrobacter enshiensis:
- the mukE gene encoding chromosome partition protein MukE: protein MSLTNIEQVMPVKLAQALANPLFPALDSALRSGRHIGLDELDNHAFLMDFQEYLEEFYSRYNVELIRAPEGFFYLRPRSTTIIPRSVLSELDMMVGKILCYLYLSPERLANEGIFTQQELYDELLTLADEAKLLKLVNNRSTGSDVDRQKLQEKVRSSLNRLRRLGMVWFMGHDSSKFRITESVFRFGADVRSGDDPREAQRRLIRDGEAMPVENHLQLNDEPEENQADSGEEE, encoded by the coding sequence ATGTCATTGACAAATATTGAACAAGTGATGCCGGTTAAGCTGGCGCAGGCGCTGGCAAACCCGTTATTTCCGGCGCTGGATAGCGCACTACGCTCGGGCAGACATATTGGTCTGGATGAACTGGATAACCATGCCTTTCTGATGGATTTTCAGGAATATCTGGAAGAGTTTTACAGCCGCTATAACGTTGAGTTAATTCGCGCGCCGGAAGGTTTCTTCTATCTTCGCCCGCGTTCCACCACGATTATTCCACGCTCCGTGTTGTCTGAGCTGGACATGATGGTCGGTAAAATCCTGTGCTATCTCTATCTCAGCCCGGAACGTCTGGCGAATGAAGGGATTTTTACCCAGCAAGAGTTGTACGACGAACTGCTGACGCTGGCTGACGAAGCCAAACTGTTGAAGCTGGTGAACAACCGCTCGACCGGTTCAGACGTTGACCGTCAGAAACTGCAGGAAAAGGTACGTTCGTCGTTAAACCGTCTGCGTCGCCTGGGGATGGTGTGGTTTATGGGCCACGACAGCAGCAAATTCCGCATCACCGAGTCGGTCTTCCGTTTCGGGGCGGATGTCCGTAGCGGCGACGATCCTCGTGAAGCGCAGCGCCGCTTAATTCGTGATGGCGAAGCGATGCCCGTCGAAAACCATCTACAGCTCAATGATGAGCCCGAAGAGAATCAGGCGGACAGTGGAGAGGAAGAATAA
- the mukF gene encoding chromosome partition protein MukF gives MSEFSQTVPELVAWARKNDFSIALPVDRLSFLLAVATLNGERLDGEMSEGELVDAFRHVSDAFEQTSETIGVRANNAINDMVRQRLLNRFTSEQAEGNAIYRLTPLGIGITDYYIRQREFSTLRLSMQLSIVAGELKRAADAAGEGGDEFHWHRNVYAPLKYSVAEIFDSIDLTQRIMDEQQQQVKDDIAQLLNKDWRAAISSCEMLLSETSGTLRELQDTLEAAGDKLQANLLLIQDATMMRDDLHFVDRLVFDLQSKLDRIISWGQQSIDLWIGYDRHVHKFIRTAIDMDKNRVFAQRLRQSVQTYFDDPWALTYANADRLLDMRDEEMVLRDEEVTGELPPDLEYEEFNEIREQLAAIIEEQLAIYKSRQAPLDLGLVVREYLAQYPRARHFDVARIVIDQAVRLGVAQADFTGLPPKWQPINDYGAKVQAHVIDKY, from the coding sequence ATGAGTGAATTTTCCCAGACAGTCCCCGAACTGGTTGCCTGGGCCAGAAAAAATGACTTCTCCATCGCGCTGCCGGTAGACAGACTTTCGTTCCTGCTGGCGGTGGCCACGCTCAACGGCGAGCGTCTGGACGGTGAGATGAGCGAAGGGGAACTGGTGGATGCATTCCGCCATGTCAGTGATGCGTTTGAGCAAACCAGCGAAACCATCGGCGTGCGCGCCAACAACGCGATCAACGATATGGTTCGTCAACGTCTGCTGAACCGCTTTACCAGTGAGCAGGCGGAAGGGAATGCCATATACCGCCTGACGCCGCTTGGGATCGGCATTACCGACTACTATATTCGCCAGCGTGAGTTTTCCACGCTGCGTCTCTCAATGCAGCTGTCCATTGTGGCGGGTGAATTGAAGCGTGCTGCAGATGCGGCGGGTGAAGGCGGCGATGAATTCCACTGGCATCGTAATGTCTATGCGCCGTTGAAATATTCCGTGGCTGAAATCTTCGACAGTATCGATTTGACGCAGCGCATTATGGATGAGCAGCAGCAGCAGGTGAAAGATGACATTGCCCAGTTGCTGAACAAGGACTGGCGCGCCGCGATTTCGAGTTGCGAAATGCTGCTGTCTGAAACCTCCGGCACGTTGCGCGAACTCCAGGATACGCTGGAAGCGGCGGGCGATAAGCTGCAGGCCAATCTGTTGCTCATTCAGGACGCCACAATGATGCGTGACGATCTGCATTTCGTCGACAGACTGGTTTTCGATCTCCAGAGCAAACTGGATCGCATTATTAGCTGGGGTCAGCAATCCATCGACTTGTGGATTGGCTATGACCGGCACGTGCATAAATTTATCCGTACCGCGATTGATATGGATAAAAACCGCGTCTTTGCTCAACGTTTACGTCAGTCCGTTCAGACCTATTTTGACGATCCGTGGGCGCTAACCTACGCCAATGCAGACCGCCTGCTGGACATGCGCGATGAAGAGATGGTCCTGCGCGACGAAGAGGTGACCGGGGAGCTGCCGCCGGATCTGGAATATGAAGAATTTAACGAAATTCGGGAACAGCTGGCGGCGATCATCGAAGAACAGCTGGCTATCTACAAATCCAGACAAGCACCACTGGATCTCGGTCTGGTGGTGCGCGAGTATCTGGCGCAATACCCGCGTGCGCGCCATTTTGACGTCGCGCGTATTGTTATTGATCAAGCGGTACGTCTTGGCGTAGCGCAAGCAGATTTCACCGGACTGCCGCCTAAATGGCAGCCGATTAATGATTACGGAGCCAAGGTACAGGCGCATGTCATTGACAAATATTGA
- the cmoM gene encoding tRNA uridine 5-oxyacetic acid(34) methyltransferase CmoM — protein MRDRNFDDIAEKFSRNIYGTTKGQLRQAILWQDLDRVLAEMGEQKLHILDAGGGEGQTAIKMAERGHRVTLCDLSGEMIARAQLAAEAKGVSGNMHFIQCAAQDVASHLESPVDLILFHAVLEWVADPVSMLQTLWSVLRPGGVLSLMFYNANGLLMHNMVAGNFDYVQVGMPKRKKRTLSPDYPREPGQVYQWLEEIGWQITGKTGVRVFHDYLREKHQQRDCYEMLVELETRYCRQEPYISLGRYIHVTARKPQMQG, from the coding sequence ATGCGGGATCGCAATTTTGATGACATTGCAGAAAAGTTTTCCCGTAACATTTACGGAACCACCAAGGGGCAGTTGCGGCAGGCCATTTTGTGGCAAGACCTTGACCGTGTACTGGCGGAAATGGGTGAGCAAAAGCTGCACATCCTGGATGCTGGCGGTGGTGAAGGGCAAACCGCGATCAAAATGGCTGAACGGGGTCATCGGGTCACGCTATGCGATCTGTCCGGCGAAATGATTGCGCGCGCGCAACTGGCGGCAGAGGCGAAAGGCGTAAGCGGAAACATGCATTTTATACAATGCGCCGCTCAGGATGTTGCTTCACATTTGGAAAGCCCGGTTGATCTGATATTGTTTCATGCTGTGCTTGAGTGGGTCGCTGACCCCGTCAGCATGTTACAAACGCTTTGGTCTGTGTTACGTCCCGGCGGCGTACTGTCATTAATGTTCTACAATGCTAACGGCCTGTTGATGCACAACATGGTGGCAGGGAACTTTGACTACGTGCAAGTCGGGATGCCAAAACGTAAAAAACGTACGCTTTCGCCAGACTATCCGCGTGAACCGGGGCAGGTTTACCAGTGGCTGGAAGAGATTGGCTGGCAGATTACCGGCAAAACGGGTGTACGTGTGTTTCATGATTATCTGCGTGAGAAGCACCAACAGCGTGACTGTTATGAAATGTTAGTCGAATTAGAAACGCGCTACTGTCGGCAGGAGCCTTATATTAGCCTTGGCCGTTACATTCATGTCACCGCTCGCAAACCGCAGATGCAAGGATAA
- the elyC gene encoding envelope biogenesis factor ElyC yields the protein MLFTLKKVIGGMILPLPLMLLIMGVGLALVWFSRFQKTGKVCLSLGWLALLLLSLQPVADRLLKPIESQYPTWQNTQQVEYVVVLGGGYTWNPQWAPSSNLINNSLPRLNEGVRLWLANPGSKLIFTGARAKTNNVSTAEAGARVAQSLGVPPGDIITLDSPKDTEEEAAAVKQAIGDAPFLLVTSASHLPRAMIFFQQAGLHPLPAPANQLAIDSPLNPWERAIPSPVWLMHSDRVGYETLGRVWQWLKGSSGKPGQE from the coding sequence ATGCTTTTTACACTGAAGAAAGTGATTGGCGGTATGATACTGCCGCTCCCGCTCATGCTCTTGATCATGGGGGTGGGACTGGCGCTGGTGTGGTTTAGTCGCTTTCAAAAAACCGGGAAGGTGTGCCTGAGTCTGGGCTGGTTGGCATTATTGCTGTTAAGCCTACAACCGGTTGCCGATCGCTTACTGAAACCGATCGAAAGCCAGTACCCCACCTGGCAAAACACGCAACAAGTCGAGTATGTCGTGGTGCTGGGCGGCGGTTACACATGGAATCCGCAGTGGGCGCCAAGTTCAAACTTGATCAACAACAGCCTGCCGCGTCTCAATGAAGGGGTGCGGCTTTGGCTGGCCAATCCAGGTTCAAAACTGATTTTTACCGGCGCAAGAGCAAAAACGAATAATGTCAGTACGGCTGAAGCCGGAGCCAGAGTCGCGCAGTCACTCGGTGTACCACCAGGTGATATCATCACCCTGGATAGCCCCAAAGATACCGAAGAAGAAGCGGCGGCCGTTAAACAGGCCATCGGCGATGCGCCGTTCCTGCTGGTCACTTCCGCGTCGCATTTACCGCGCGCCATGATTTTCTTCCAGCAGGCAGGGCTTCACCCGCTCCCGGCCCCGGCAAATCAGCTGGCGATTGATTCGCCGCTCAATCCGTGGGAACGCGCGATCCCTTCTCCCGTCTGGTTGATGCACAGCGATCGCGTCGGATATGAAACATTAGGGCGAGTCTGGCAGTGGCTCAAAGGCTCGTCAGGCAAGCCAGGGCAAGAGTGA
- a CDS encoding YcbJ family phosphotransferase, which translates to MEQLRAELSHLLGEKLSRIECVNEKVDTALWSLYDSQGKPMPLMARSFTTPGMAQQLAWKTTMLARSGTVRMPVIYGVMTHEEHPGPDILLLERMRGVPVEAPARTPERWEHLKDQIVEGLLSWHRQDSRGCVGAVDNTQENIWPSWYRQRVEVLWSTLNQFNNTGLTMHDKRILFRTRECLPALFEGFNDNCVLIHGNFSLRSMLKDARNDQLLAMVGPGVMLWAPREYELFRLMDNALAEGLLWHYLQRAPVAESFIWRRWLYVLWDEVAQLVNTGRFNRTNFDLATKSLLPWLA; encoded by the coding sequence ATGGAACAGCTGCGAGCCGAATTGAGTCATTTACTGGGTGAAAAACTCAGCCGTATAGAGTGCGTGAATGAAAAAGTAGATACGGCGCTGTGGTCACTGTATGACAGCCAGGGAAAACCGATGCCGCTCATGGCGAGAAGTTTCACCACGCCGGGTATGGCGCAACAGCTGGCGTGGAAAACGACCATGCTGGCGCGTAGCGGCACGGTGCGTATGCCGGTCATTTACGGCGTCATGACCCATGAAGAGCATCCCGGTCCCGATATTTTACTGCTGGAAAGGATGCGTGGCGTACCCGTTGAAGCACCAGCGCGCACGCCTGAACGGTGGGAACATTTAAAAGACCAGATTGTTGAAGGTTTGCTTTCCTGGCATCGTCAGGATAGCCGTGGCTGTGTGGGCGCGGTGGATAATACGCAGGAAAATATCTGGCCTTCCTGGTATCGTCAGCGTGTCGAAGTGTTATGGAGCACGTTAAACCAGTTCAACAATACGGGGTTAACGATGCATGACAAGCGCATTCTGTTCCGTACCCGGGAATGCCTGCCTGCGTTGTTTGAAGGATTTAACGACAATTGCGTACTGATTCACGGCAATTTCAGTTTGCGCAGTATGCTTAAAGATGCCCGCAACGATCAGCTTCTGGCGATGGTGGGACCGGGCGTGATGCTGTGGGCGCCACGCGAGTACGAGTTGTTTCGCTTGATGGACAACGCACTGGCGGAAGGGTTGCTCTGGCATTACCTGCAACGCGCGCCAGTTGCAGAATCCTTTATCTGGCGGCGTTGGCTCTATGTGTTGTGGGATGAGGTAGCGCAACTGGTTAATACAGGGCGTTTTAACCGCACTAACTTTGATCTGGCGACCAAATCACTCTTGCCCTGGCTTGCCTGA
- the kdsB gene encoding 3-deoxy-manno-octulosonate cytidylyltransferase → MSFVVIIPARFASTRLPGKPLQDINGKPMIVHVLERARESGADRIIVATDHEDVARAVEAAGGEVCMTRADHQSGTERLAEVVGKCGFSDDTVIVNVQGDEPMIPAVIIRQVADNLAQRQVGMATLAVPIHSAEEAFNPNAVKVVLDAEGYALYFSRATIPWDRDRFANSRETIGDTFLRHLGIYGYRAGFIRRYVNWQPSPLEHIEMLEQLRVLWYGEKIHVAVAKEAPGTGVDTAEDLERVRAEMR, encoded by the coding sequence ATGAGTTTTGTGGTCATTATTCCTGCTCGTTTTGCATCGACGCGCCTGCCGGGTAAACCATTGCAGGATATCAACGGCAAGCCGATGATTGTGCACGTGCTGGAACGTGCGCGTGAATCCGGGGCCGATCGTATTATCGTGGCGACCGATCATGAAGATGTGGCGCGTGCGGTAGAGGCGGCTGGCGGTGAGGTGTGCATGACCCGCGCCGATCATCAGTCGGGTACCGAGCGACTGGCGGAAGTCGTGGGAAAATGTGGATTCAGCGATGATACCGTCATTGTGAACGTCCAGGGCGATGAGCCGATGATCCCGGCGGTGATTATTCGCCAGGTCGCGGACAACCTGGCGCAGCGTCAGGTCGGAATGGCAACGCTGGCAGTGCCGATTCACAGTGCGGAAGAGGCATTCAATCCAAACGCGGTGAAAGTGGTGCTGGACGCTGAAGGCTACGCGCTTTACTTCTCTCGTGCGACGATCCCCTGGGATCGCGACCGTTTTGCCAATAGCCGTGAGACCATTGGCGATACCTTCCTGCGTCATTTGGGGATCTACGGGTATCGTGCCGGATTTATTCGCCGCTATGTGAACTGGCAGCCAAGCCCTCTGGAACATATTGAGATGCTGGAGCAGCTTCGTGTGTTGTGGTATGGCGAAAAAATCCATGTTGCCGTTGCTAAAGAAGCCCCCGGTACTGGCGTAGATACTGCCGAAGACCTTGAGCGCGTTCGCGCTGAAATGCGTTAA
- the ycaR gene encoding protein YcaR yields MDHRLLEIIACPVCNGKLWYNQEKQELICKLDNLAFPLRDGIPVLLETEARPLTSDESKS; encoded by the coding sequence ATGGATCATCGTCTGCTCGAAATCATTGCCTGCCCGGTATGTAACGGCAAACTCTGGTACAACCAGGAAAAACAAGAACTGATTTGCAAACTGGATAACCTCGCTTTCCCATTACGCGATGGTATTCCGGTATTACTGGAAACCGAAGCCCGTCCTTTGACCTCCGACGAGAGCAAATCATGA
- a CDS encoding winged helix-turn-helix domain-containing protein, with protein sequence MSLPQLSLTDARHLHLAAQGLLKKSRRRPQPSDILATISRMSLLQIDTINIVARSPYLVLFSRLGNYPPQWLDDALLRGELMEYWAHEACFLPRSDFTLIRHRMLSPEKMGWKYKAAWMKEHAHEIDQLMQHIHHNGPVRSADFEHPRKGANGWWEWKPHKRHLEGLFTAGKVMVVERRNFQRVYDLTQRVMPHWDDKRDLLSQAQAETAMLDNSARSLGIFREQWLADYYRLKRPALNAWRDARAEQQQIIPVEVETLGTLWLHAELQPFLEQAMAGQLTATHSAVLSPFDPVVWDRKRVEQLFDFTYRLECYTPAPKRQYGYFVLPLLHRGALVGRMDAKMHRKTGVLDVIALYLQEGIKPGSTLQKGLFQAISDFARWQQARRVTLGVCPQGLFSDCRQGWEIDADI encoded by the coding sequence ATGTCGTTGCCGCAACTCTCTCTTACTGATGCCCGTCACCTTCACCTTGCAGCCCAGGGGCTGTTAAAAAAATCACGCCGTCGCCCGCAGCCCAGCGATATTCTCGCCACCATTTCACGCATGTCGCTGTTGCAAATCGACACCATCAACATTGTTGCGCGTAGCCCGTATCTGGTGCTATTCAGCCGCCTTGGGAACTATCCGCCGCAGTGGCTGGATGACGCATTATTGCGCGGAGAACTGATGGAGTACTGGGCGCATGAGGCCTGCTTCCTGCCGCGTAGCGACTTTACGCTCATCCGCCACCGAATGCTGTCGCCAGAGAAAATGGGTTGGAAGTATAAAGCGGCCTGGATGAAAGAGCATGCCCATGAAATCGACCAGCTGATGCAGCATATTCATCACAATGGCCCGGTGCGCTCTGCGGATTTTGAACATCCACGCAAAGGGGCCAACGGCTGGTGGGAGTGGAAACCCCATAAACGTCATCTTGAAGGACTGTTTACCGCCGGAAAAGTGATGGTAGTGGAACGTCGCAACTTTCAGCGGGTGTATGATTTGACGCAACGCGTCATGCCTCACTGGGATGATAAGCGTGACTTACTTTCTCAGGCTCAAGCGGAAACCGCCATGCTGGATAACAGTGCGCGTAGCCTGGGGATATTCCGTGAACAGTGGCTGGCGGACTACTACCGCTTAAAACGACCCGCGTTGAATGCATGGCGGGACGCCCGCGCTGAGCAACAGCAAATCATTCCAGTCGAGGTTGAAACATTAGGCACGTTGTGGCTCCATGCAGAGCTTCAACCGTTTCTGGAACAGGCAATGGCGGGCCAATTAACGGCGACGCACAGTGCTGTTTTGTCGCCGTTTGACCCTGTCGTCTGGGATCGAAAACGGGTAGAGCAACTGTTTGATTTCACCTATCGTCTGGAGTGCTATACCCCAGCACCTAAACGACAATACGGTTATTTTGTCCTGCCGTTGTTGCATCGGGGGGCGCTGGTCGGGCGGATGGATGCCAAAATGCACCGTAAAACGGGGGTGCTGGACGTGATTGCGCTGTACTTGCAAGAGGGGATCAAGCCCGGATCAACCCTGCAAAAAGGTCTGTTTCAGGCGATCAGTGATTTCGCGCGTTGGCAGCAGGCAAGGCGCGTTACGCTGGGCGTTTGTCCCCAGGGGTTGTTTAGTGACTGCCGTCAGGGCTGGGAAATAGACGCAGATATCTAG
- the lpxK gene encoding tetraacyldisaccharide 4'-kinase encodes MIARIWSGESPLWRLLLPLSWLYGLVSGGIRLCYRLGLKQTWRAPVPVVVVGNLTAGGNGKTPVVIWLVEQLQQRGIRVGVVSRGYGGKASSYPLLLTHETTTAEAGDEPVLISQRTGAPVAVSPDRCDAVKAILAHHDVQIIVTDDGLQHYRLARDVEIVVIDGVRRFGNGWWLPAGPMRERAGRLKSVDAVIVNGGIAKPGEIPMHLEPGLAVNLRTGERCNVAQLRNIVAMAGIGHPPRFFATLDACGAHPQKCVALADHQLLSYGDVNALLTEGQTLVMTEKDAVKCRSFADDNWWYLPVDAQLSGEEPDALLKQLTSLVR; translated from the coding sequence ATGATCGCACGCATCTGGTCCGGTGAGTCGCCCCTGTGGCGACTGTTACTCCCACTTTCCTGGCTCTACGGCCTGGTGAGCGGGGGTATCCGCTTGTGCTACAGGCTGGGATTAAAACAAACCTGGCGTGCGCCAGTGCCGGTCGTGGTCGTGGGGAATCTGACGGCGGGCGGCAACGGTAAAACGCCTGTCGTTATCTGGCTGGTTGAACAGCTCCAACAGCGCGGTATTCGCGTGGGGGTGGTTTCACGGGGTTACGGCGGAAAGGCGTCATCCTATCCGTTGCTCCTGACGCACGAAACCACGACAGCGGAAGCGGGCGATGAACCGGTACTGATCTCTCAACGTACCGGTGCGCCGGTTGCCGTTTCGCCCGATCGCTGCGATGCGGTGAAAGCCATTCTGGCTCACCATGATGTGCAAATTATTGTGACTGATGATGGGCTGCAACATTACCGTCTGGCGCGTGATGTTGAAATTGTGGTGATTGACGGCGTTCGCCGATTTGGCAATGGCTGGTGGCTGCCGGCAGGCCCGATGCGCGAGCGCGCGGGGCGGCTTAAATCGGTGGATGCGGTCATTGTTAATGGCGGTATTGCTAAACCGGGTGAAATTCCTATGCATCTGGAACCCGGCCTGGCGGTCAATTTGCGCACCGGTGAGCGCTGTAACGTGGCGCAACTGCGTAATATTGTCGCCATGGCGGGCATCGGCCATCCTCCCCGTTTCTTTGCGACGCTCGACGCATGCGGCGCACACCCGCAAAAATGCGTCGCGCTGGCCGATCATCAGTTGCTCAGTTATGGTGACGTCAACGCATTGCTCACCGAAGGTCAGACGCTGGTGATGACGGAAAAGGATGCCGTTAAGTGCCGCTCGTTTGCAGACGATAACTGGTGGTATTTGCCTGTTGATGCTCAGTTGTCTGGTGAAGAGCCGGACGCATTGCTTAAGCAACTCACTTCGCTGGTTCGCTAG
- the msbA gene encoding lipid A ABC transporter ATP-binding protein/permease MsbA: protein MHNDKDLSTWQTFRRLWPTIAPFKLGLIVAGVALILNAASDTFMLSLLKPLLDEGFGKTDRSVLLWMPLVVIGLMVLRGITSYVSSYCLSWVSGKVVMTIRRRLFGHMMGMPVSFFDKQSTGTLLSRITYDSEQVASSSSGALITVVREGASIIGLFVLMFYYSWQLSIILIVLAPVVSIAIRVVSKRFRSISKNMQNTMGQVTTSAEQMLKGHKEVLIFGGQEVETKRFDKVSNKMRLQGMKMVSASAISDPIIQLIASLALAFVLYAASFPSVMENLTAGTITVVFSSMIALMRPLKSLTNVNAQFQRGMAACQTLFAILDSEQEKDEGKRVIERASGDLEFRNVTFTYPGREVPALRNINLNIPAGKTVALVGRSGSGKSTIASLITRFYDIDEGHILMDGHDLREYTLASLRNQVALVSQNVHLFNDTVANNIAYARNEQYTREQIEEAARMAYAMDFINKMDNGLDTVIGENGVLLSGGQRQRIAIARALLRDSPILILDEATSALDTESERAIQAALDELQKNRTSLVIAHRLSTIEQADEIVVVEDGLIVERGTHTELLEHRGVYAQLHKMQFGQ, encoded by the coding sequence ATGCATAACGATAAAGATCTCTCTACGTGGCAGACATTCCGCCGACTGTGGCCAACCATTGCGCCGTTCAAATTGGGCCTGATCGTGGCGGGGGTAGCGTTAATCCTCAACGCAGCTAGCGATACCTTCATGTTATCGCTCCTTAAGCCGTTACTGGATGAAGGTTTTGGTAAAACAGACCGTTCGGTGCTGCTTTGGATGCCATTGGTGGTGATTGGTCTGATGGTATTACGTGGCATCACCAGCTATGTCTCCAGCTACTGTCTTTCGTGGGTGTCAGGTAAGGTCGTGATGACCATACGTCGTCGCTTGTTCGGCCATATGATGGGGATGCCCGTCTCCTTTTTTGATAAGCAGTCGACAGGCACTTTGCTCTCGCGCATTACCTACGACTCAGAGCAGGTCGCATCTTCCTCTTCCGGGGCGCTGATCACCGTTGTGCGTGAAGGGGCCTCGATTATCGGTCTGTTTGTCTTGATGTTCTACTACAGCTGGCAACTGTCGATCATTCTGATCGTACTGGCGCCCGTTGTCTCAATTGCGATTCGCGTGGTTTCTAAGCGTTTTCGTAGCATCAGTAAAAACATGCAGAACACGATGGGGCAGGTCACGACCAGTGCTGAGCAGATGCTGAAAGGCCACAAAGAAGTGTTGATTTTTGGTGGTCAGGAAGTCGAAACCAAACGTTTTGACAAAGTCAGCAATAAAATGCGTCTGCAGGGGATGAAGATGGTGTCGGCCTCTGCTATCTCTGACCCCATCATTCAGCTGATTGCGTCTTTGGCGTTGGCCTTTGTCCTGTATGCGGCCAGCTTCCCGAGCGTCATGGAAAACCTGACCGCAGGGACGATCACCGTTGTCTTCTCATCCATGATTGCCCTGATGCGCCCGCTGAAATCTCTGACCAACGTCAACGCACAGTTCCAGCGTGGGATGGCGGCATGCCAGACACTATTTGCGATTCTGGACAGCGAGCAAGAGAAAGACGAAGGCAAACGTGTTATTGAGCGTGCGAGTGGCGATCTGGAATTCCGCAACGTCACCTTTACCTATCCAGGACGTGAAGTGCCTGCGCTGCGTAATATCAACCTGAATATTCCGGCAGGCAAAACCGTGGCGTTAGTCGGGCGTTCAGGCTCAGGGAAATCGACGATCGCCAGCCTTATCACCCGTTTTTATGACATTGATGAAGGTCATATCCTGATGGACGGGCATGACCTGCGCGAGTATACGCTGGCATCCTTGCGTAACCAGGTTGCTCTGGTTTCGCAGAACGTGCATCTTTTTAACGATACCGTCGCCAACAACATTGCCTACGCACGTAACGAACAGTACACCCGCGAGCAGATCGAAGAGGCTGCGCGTATGGCGTATGCGATGGACTTTATCAATAAAATGGATAACGGTCTGGATACGGTGATTGGTGAGAACGGCGTCCTGCTGTCTGGCGGTCAGCGTCAGCGTATTGCGATTGCACGTGCCCTGCTGCGCGACAGCCCGATTCTGATTCTGGATGAAGCCACTTCCGCACTGGATACCGAGTCGGAGCGTGCGATCCAGGCTGCGCTGGACGAACTACAGAAAAACCGTACATCGCTGGTTATTGCACACCGTCTCTCTACCATTGAACAGGCGGATGAGATTGTGGTGGTGGAAGACGGGCTGATTGTTGAGCGTGGAACCCATACTGAGCTGCTGGAACATCGCGGTGTTTATGCTCAGTTGCACAAAATGCAATTTGGTCAATGA